The Coregonus clupeaformis isolate EN_2021a chromosome 20, ASM2061545v1, whole genome shotgun sequence genome contains a region encoding:
- the LOC121533699 gene encoding sphingosine 1-phosphate receptor 1, with product MGDSMYSDLIARHYNFTGKLRKVEQDSRLKADSVVFIIVCCFIILENVLVLLTIWRTKKFHKPMYYFIGNLALSDLLAGVVYTANILLSGANTYKLTPTQWFFREGSMFVALAASVFSLLAIAIERHLTMLKMKLHNNGNTCRVFMLISTVWLIAAILGGLPIMGWNCIQSMPSCSTVLPLYHKTYILFCTTVFSVILMAIVVLYARIYALVRTRSRKLVFRKVSNGRVGGSANSKSSEKSMALLKTVIIVLSCFIACWAPLFILLLLDVACDIRMCAILYKAEWFLALAVLNSAMNPLIYTLTSNEMRRAFLKTLLCCSVCTQPSGKFSRPIMGAEFSRSKSDNSSHPNKDEPEYSPRETVVSSGNITSSS from the coding sequence ATGGGTGACTCCATGTATTCCGACTTAATAGCCAGACACTACAACTTCACAGGAAAGCTCCGGAAAGTGGAGCAGGATTCCAGGCTCAAAGCGGACTCTGTGGTTTTCATCATTGTATGCTGCTTCATTATTCTTGAGAATGTCTTGGTCCTGCTTACCATTTGGAGGACCAAGAAGTTCCACAAGCCCATGTACTACTTTATTGGGAACTTAGCTCTATCAGACTTGCTGGCTGGGGTGGTGTACACTGCCAACATCCTGCTGTCAGGTGCCAACACATACAAACTGACCCCCACACAGTGGTTCTTCCGAGAAGGGAGTATGTTTGTGGCCCTGGCAGCCTCAGTCTTCAGCCTGCTGGCCATCGCCATCGAGCGCCACCTCACCATGCTAAAGATGAAGTTGCACAACAATGGCAACACGTGCCGTGTCTTCATGCTCATCAGCACCGTGTGGCTGATTGCAGCCATCTTGGGCGGCCTGCCCATCATGGGCTGGAACTGCATCCAGAGCATGCCCAGCTGCTCCACTGTGCTGCCGCTCTACCACAAGACCTACATCCTGTTCTGCACCACTGTCTTCAGCGTCATCCTCATGGCCATCGTGGTCCTGTACGCACGCATCTACGCCCTGGTGCGCACCCGCAGCCGCAAGCTGGTGTTCCGCAAGGTCTCCAACGGCCGCGTTGGGGGTAGCGCTAACAGCAAGAGCTCCGAGAAGTCCATGGCCCTGCTGAAGACTGTGATCATCGTGCTGAGCTGTTTCATCGCCTGCTGGGCTCCACTCTTCATCCTCCTGTTACTGGATGTGGCCTGCGACATCCGCATGTGTGCCATCCTGTACAAAGCCGAGTGGTTCCTGGCCCTGGCCGTGCTCAATTCAGCAATGAACCCACTCATTTACACGCTCACCAGCAACGAGATGCGCCGCGCCTTCCTCAAAACGCTCCTGTGCTGCAGTGTCTGCACCCAGCCCTCCGGGAAGTTCTCTCGGCCCATCATGGGTGCAGAGTTCAGCCGAAGCAAGTCGGACAACTCGTCCCACCCCAATAAGGACGAGCCAGAGTACTCGCCAAGGGAGACCGTCGTATCCTCTGGGAATATCACCTCCTCTTCTTAA